Below is a genomic region from Botrytis cinerea B05.10 chromosome 2, complete sequence.
CCCCTCAAGACCCGATTGTTGTCCAAACCTAAACACCGTAGCCTGCCCCTATTCTCTAAACAGCCTTTCCTCTGCCAGGCGcctcttcaaatttctttaaCCATTTCTCTTCCTGTTTGAACAATTCTACGGCTCTCATTGCGCTTGGAGAACCCACTTCTGGATCTGCGTTGCCTTCGAGTAATGCCTATTAATGATTAGAATCTCGAAAACACTAATCTAGAGATTTGAGAAAAAATCTTGACAAGAAAGTGAAAGAAATCTACATACCTCGACAACTTCAGATTCTCCCTTGAAGACAGCACCCGCTAGAGGGGATTGTCCTCGATCGTTTAATGAATTGGGATTCGCGCCAtactgaagaagaagtcgaaCGAGTGGTGCATGCCCGTGGTAGGCAGCTAACATTATCTATTGTTTTATGTTAAAGGCCGCCCATTGAATCAGAAGTTGTAGCATCGAAAAGGACATCGTGTGAAAGGAGGGGTAACACGTGGTGAGGGGTGAACAAGATTCACGTGATGAGGGGTGAACGAGATTTGTCGAGCGTCGCGGATGATAACACCATGAAGACATCTTGATGAAAACCTAAACTTACAAGACTATCACCCTTCTCGTTTGTCATATTAGCCGGTAGACCTAGAGATAAAGCTTGGTTGAAAATCTCCATGTCTCCATTCCGAGCTGCGTCGTACATTCTGGTTGCTAACGCTATGGCTGCAGGTGGAAGTGAGGCGACCGTTGCGCCGTTTGATGGGTCTGGATTGGACATCTTTGGATGATAGTGGAGGATTGTTattttgaggaggaagggTCAATAGGAATTCAAATAGCAGATCTTGGAATTCGAGTTTATATGTAGAATTTGTGTCTATAGTTTTGATACAGTAAGACTCGGGGCTGAAGATTATTAATCTTGGTTCTGGATTGGTCTTACTGATTTGATTAGCGATTCAATAGTGATGACATCGTTACATTTTAGTCGTCCGCTAGTACCCGCTGATATCCGCAACACACAAAGATTCCCGAGGTTCTCTCCTCATCATatggatatcgatatcctcacttcaatttcctccatCCACAATTTTAAAAATGCGACCACTCCTCCGAGTCCCCTTCAAATCTACGCTCCCAAAACTCGTCACCCCACGGTTTTACTCCACTGCCAAATCGGGTCGACCGCAATTCATCTCCTCTTTCCAGATCCCGACCCCGCACTCCAACGGTACCATTCGTGTTCTATCATTATGTCGTCCCGAAGCTCGTAATGCTATTAGTATCCAATTGCTACAGGAACTAAGAGCGCATGTAGATGATATTGCGGCGGAATATGACGCAGATGGAAATGAGATAAGGAAGGTTAGGCCGCAGGGGGAAGATGGACCAACGAGAGCTTTGATCATTACAAGTGAGGTTGACGGGGTATTTTGTGCGGGGGCTGATCTGAAAGAGAGAGCTACTTTTACGCCTGAGATGTATGTTCTTGCTCATTTCTTTGGTGGTTAaaatgcaacaaaagatgTGGACTAATCATaactcaacatcaacagGACTCAAACATTCCTCCACAATCTCCGCTCAACATTCACCAAACTTTCTACACTTCCAATCCCAACCATCTCCGCAATTTCCTCGGTTGCTCTTGGTGGCGGCCTCGAATTGGCTCTTTGTACACATATGCGTGTTCTTGCTTCTACGGCCGTCGTTGGATTGCCGGAAACGAGACTTGGTATAATACCCGGCGCGGGTGGAACGCACCGACTTCCAGCTTTGATAGGGATCGGAAGAGCGCGGGATCTGATATTGACAGGGAGGAGAGTAAGTGGTCCAGAAGCGTATTTTCTAGGAATTGCGGATCGCTTGGTTGAGGTTAAGGAGaatgaaggggaaggggagggagaagggaCAGAGAAGGGAGATGTGATGAAGAGAGCTAAAGAAGCGGTTTTGAGAGAGGCGGTTCACTTGGCTGGGACGATTTGCGAAGGAGGTCCGGTGGCAGTAAGGAGTGCGTTGAAAGCTGTGGGGTGGGCaagagaagatgttgaaaatgatatGTATGGAAGGGTTGTAGGGACAGAAGATAGAGATGAGGCTTTGGCTGCTTttagagagaagaggaagccTGTTTTCAAGGGGAGATGAGGAGTTCATTGATTTATATGGTCTAAATTCTGAGAGGGGTCAAATCTGACATTCATTAAGTGGGGTCATAGTGAATAGCAAGGCTGAGATGAAGTCGGAACCGGCCAGAAAAGGCAGGGGGGCAGATgaaaatcaacatcatgACGAAATGTAGATGTGGACTGGAAGCTCGTTGCGTCTTTTAGGCGTCTCGgctacaaattcaaaatatcaggAATGAAGGGGTACCTGTTACGGACATAATTGCATTTtacattattcaaatatattttgtatacgGAGGCCAGATTCGATGGCACAAATCCTTTTTCattattcttttccttgtaGGTTAAACATCACCTCTGACCTAGAGAAACCATCTCTTCAATGCCTCGTTTTGGAAAACATGTTAGCTTCATGAAGATTGACTCGGCATGTGGGTTCTACTTCATCGTTATACACCCTTCTGCCGCGTCATCCGGTTCACTCAGTCGACTCATCTTTTTCATTCCATATGTTCGTATCGATTATTCTTCTTTTATCCCATGCTCCTTCTGTTCAGAAGTATTCAACACAAGCTTCGGCAAGCGTAGCTTCTAGAGCCCATGGTGCCTCGGAATTGAAAGTCCTACCACTCATAGAACTAATCACTCAAGCCGTGGTATCGTGAGCTATGTCGTATATGTATGCACCTGGTGCTGGCGTTCggtttgaagatattgtaGAGCTGAATCTTGTTGGGGGAGTGAAAAAACTTTATGGGGGGTGGAGGATGTTTTGGTGAAGTTatgagaagggaaagaagaggaggtgATAATGGGTTATATTATTTGTAGGAtagaaaggaaatgaaaaaaaaaaaaaaaaaaaaaaaaaaaaaaattgatattaaaagaagagagaagaaagaagacatACCTATTTCTGTCCTACCCGTCATTCCCGACTTTACAACGAACGAGTTACTCTTATTTTGATTCTTGCTCGACCACGTTTCGCGACTATAATTCTAGTAAAGACGTAGCTTTTTAGAAATGGCTGTGGTGTAGCTTGTGCTGAGAGTTCAggtcaatatatttttaccCTTAAAACTAAGAACAGCGGGAATCTCGTTGATGGGAGTTCTGATGAAGATGTATGTTGATGTTAGATGGGAGATGAGGTGGGAAAGGGAGTGAATTTGGAGTATATATCTTGTCAAGAAAGATTGAATCTAGAGACATGATTAGTAGCATACTATTCAGAACCAGTATCTCAGAACTCTAAGCATTATAAATCATTGTGGTATTCTTGACAATAAAAACATCCTTACACTGAACAAGATGGCTCTGATCATCTttatatccatccatgccGATAAAAGTAGATACTTATATCCACCGGATATACGAAGAATGGATCATGGCTATCGGGATTGCACGTGGAAGTTTGAAACACGAGGCTGTGTGAACTGGAGATTAAGCCGGACGTAAAGGATACAGAAGGATTTGAAAGGGTTTTACAAGCTGAAGATTGACAGCACAGTAAAGAGGAGAATCAACGCTTACATTTATAGCTGACATGTCAGAATTTTGACGtgaaaggagagaaaatAACGTAAAATAGCTTACTTGACTTGCgaatatatacataaatatCCAACTCCACTCTAGGCATCTGAATTCTGTCGTGCAGAATAGAAACACAGCATGGCCCAGCGTATGTGCAAGAGGGCGTAACATACTTTCCAGAATTTTGATTCTAGACCACTCTTTTCATTCGTGCGCTTCCAATTTCAAACCTTCTTCTGTAATGTTTGGAACTAGTCCTACTGTAGTTGAGTAGTCTATTGCAAACTTCATATAAGGTAAAAGTAAAGTCTAAAATCAACATCTAACTCTCTCGCTCAGGGTCGGACCGCAATGTTAGTTAGTGTAGATTCTAGTTCAAATGAACGATCATTCGTTAGTCGAAGCGGATCAGGACTTAACCTACCTACAGCCAAGAAGAGTCCATGCGCCACTTACTCAACCGTTGCAGGAACGGAAGCATGCTTTCGCTCCAATGATACCGCACCCCCATTTTTGAACGTTTTCTTGTTGCCGTTCCTGTAAGCTAACCATATTCACCATACAATAAATAGTCCGATTCTAAAGAGGAAATGTGTGTTAAAGACAGTGGAGTACGAGTAGACAAACAAATAAGCGTAAGTGGACCAATAAAAAATCTCCTATTCCCCGAGTGGTCAATTCGAATCCATACCCGAAACGATAATGCCGCAACTTGTATCGAGCTTGACAGAATTGAGGAGAGAAATTCCACGCTTCTTGTTTTCCTATCTCGAGGTCTCGAAGAGGTGATTCACGAATTATCGTTTTTGTCATCCCTCATTTGGACAATTTTACATGCGTCAGAAATTGCAAGTTCCTTGTTGTGGGGTACATAGCGTTTTTCCCGGGTTTCTCAAGGTCCACCTCGTCGGCATTTACAGGGCCCAATGGAATGTGCAAAGTGCGCGTACCTAGTCGGAAACTCGCTGCAGGCAACAAGGTTCTTTCTCCATGTTCTGTCTGGGAGAATAGTGGGACAAAGTGATACTGTGAAGATGAATCCACCAATTGTCTTCAGTCGAAACAAGGGAATGGATAAGACGGAATGGGTGATAACATAATAGCAAGCGCTAGTTACTATGATAATGGAACTCGAGTGGTCGGTCGGCTAAAGGAGAATATACCACGTGGACCCCGCAAGATGCAGGAGTGCTGATATTTATGCGACGACTCGTCACGGGAAGGGTTGAGAAGCGCACCACAGGTGCGGCAGAGCAACAAATACCTCGATGCCGAGATGAACGTTCATCTTCACATCTCGGCTTTCCAGTTGCCAAGAAGAGTTTCTCCGCATCCGATTTTGCAAAGCTTGATTGGTGCGCTTCTCGCATTCTCTATATTTGAAGGGAGTTTCTAATTAAAGTTATCAGGCACAGGGCAAGATGGTGAGTACTAGGACCTCGTGCTAGGTGGATCAGCACCGGGGGAGCTATTCTGATACAAATCGATTGTCAAGATGCATATTGGATCCACCAGTGAAAAGCTTAGGATATTCGGGACTTCGGGCAGTTACTTGACATAATATTGATACGACTGGATGAATAGTTGCAGCGGCTGTGTTAGTGTACGGACTTAGAGATCTTATCTTTTGTATTATTGGGCTGTTCTGACAAGGAACTGTAATATATGAGGGCACATAGGAATGGGACGACTATTGACTAGTTCCATATTAAGTACATAGAGATGAAGCTCTAGTAAGATTTCCTCGGCAGAGTAGTCTATCTGACAAGCAGACAGGCAACCAAGAAAAGTAGAGAAGAAGCGAGGGACGAAAAGTAGCTCAGTATATGCGTCCTACATATAAGCTTCGGATTTTCTCACAAATtgtttcatctcatctcatctcttcaccatcatcatccacctCAACATGTTTTCTCGGATCCTCCTCCCGATTTTCGGGCTTCTCAGTCTCGTTGCTGCATATGCAAATCCAGGTGCTTGTTCTGGTAATTGCTATGCTCATGATCCTGCTCTGATCCAACGTTCAAGTGATGGAACTTGGTTCAAGTTCAATACGGGAAATGgtattggaatttggaaagcGACTGCACTGGCTGGTCCTTGGACTTATGTCGGTGATGCTTTGAGTGGAAGTAGTATTAACCTCTCTGGAAATACTGATCTTTGGGTatgtattttctttatttcttcaattcattatGTTTTCTCTGTTCACTTATCATGAACTTGAACATCAAAGATAAAGATGCAAAGTGCCACGCTAATCATAATTTAGGCACCTGATGTGCATCTCGTGGGCTCAACTTACTACATGTACTATGCGGTTTCAACATTCGGCACTCAAAACTCAGCAATTGGAGTTGCAACCTCCAGCACCATGGAAGTAGGATCATGGACCGATCATGGTGCTACTGGTGTTGCATCCTCAGCCGGCAAACTTTACAATGCTATTGATCCTAACCTCATCTTGGTCGGCAGTACCTATTAGTTCGTCTCcctccatctctcatctcccatctttcaCTCTCACTCAAGTCCCACACCCACTAactcctccctcccctccccacaGTCTCAACTTCGGTTCCTTCTGGGACGACATCTACCAAGTAGCCATGGCATCCACCCCCACCAAAGCCGGCGGCTCCGCTTCCTACAACCTCGCCTACAACTCCACCGGTACCCATTCCGAAGAAGGCTCCTACATGTTCTATTATTCCGGGTACTActatctcctcatctcctccGGAATCTGTTGCGGTTACGACACCTCCAAGCCAGCACAAGGTGCCGAATACAAAATCATCATGGGAAGAAGCACAACTGCGACGGGCAATTTTGTGGATAAGAACGGAAAGGCTTTGTCGGCCGGTGGCGGAACTACTTTGTTGGCTAGTCATGGGAATGTGTATGGACCGGGTGGACAGTAAgttattattactttttcttttttttttttttcagatATCTCATGAGCGAGAGGAAGGATCTTTACAGAAAAGACTTCCTGGCATATAAGTAATACACGTATCCATACTAATCATAAATAGGGGCGtctatctctcctcttccGGCCCACTCCTCTACTACCACTACGCGAACCCAACTATCGGTATCGCAGATGCCGATTATCTATTCGGATACAATTATCTCACCTTTTCCGATGGGTGGCCTTCTGTCTAGATAGATTGCCTCTTGCCTCTCATTCTCACCcgatattcaaaatctcatATCCAAACCGAGATTCGGATTGAAAAGTCGTTGATGAAGGGATATTTGGGGGTTTCTTCTTactaaaaaaaaaggggggggaCCAGGAGGATTTCATAAGTATATACTTTTATGACCAGGTCAGATCGGATCGCAGATTCAAAGTCGCTGTACatacttcttttcttgtaCATAGAATATAGGatatttttttgttgttgtgtttTAGGAGAAATATTTTGCATCAACATATATgattcctattcctattcctattcccattctcatcaatatcaatatcaacaccaacatcaacatcaacatcaacaccagagatgcgaatgcgaatgcgaCATCTCATCTATCCTCAAACACACAAACAGATAATACACAACGGATATGAACAAACAACCAAtaccacacaccacacaccacacaacACAACCTTGAGCTATTGATCCATCCATGCAGCAAACAAaccatcccaatcccaattccaatccatcgaatcgaatcgaatcgaatcgaaCAA
It encodes:
- the Bcara1 gene encoding Bcara1, producing MFSRILLPIFGLLSLVAAYANPGACSGNCYAHDPALIQRSSDGTWFKFNTGNGIGIWKATALAGPWTYVGDALSGSSINLSGNTDLWAPDVHLVGSTYYMYYAVSTFGTQNSAIGVATSSTMEVGSWTDHGATGVASSAGKLYNAIDPNLILVGSTYYLNFGSFWDDIYQVAMASTPTKAGGSASYNLAYNSTGTHSEEGSYMFYYSGYYYLLISSGICCGYDTSKPAQGAEYKIIMGRSTTATGNFVDKNGKALSAGGGTTLLASHGNVYGPGGQGVYLSSSGPLLYYHYANPTIGIADADYLFGYNYLTFSDGWPSV